The Candidatus Methylomirabilota bacterium genome includes a region encoding these proteins:
- a CDS encoding ABC transporter permease, whose protein sequence is MSETRRIRLLQVASILAVLAAWEASARAGWVDPLFVAPPSAVARAFGAMGGSALSALGDTLAKTAVAYALAVGLGVPAGLVIGSVRAMHDVLHPFVVALYGIPKILVLPWIVLLLGFGTAPAVAYGALHGLFPILVLVIGGVRDVDPALVTVARSYGARPWQVYWKVILPASVPSVLASLRLGIVFCLLGVLIVEMFAGVRGMGHVMNALANGFQAAQLFAATALVSAASIGIVLALDALNEKLSHWRG, encoded by the coding sequence GTGAGCGAGACCCGTCGCATCCGGCTGCTGCAGGTGGCGAGCATCCTGGCCGTGCTGGCGGCGTGGGAGGCCTCGGCGCGCGCCGGGTGGGTCGATCCGCTCTTCGTCGCGCCACCCAGCGCCGTGGCGCGGGCCTTCGGGGCGATGGGGGGTTCGGCGCTCAGCGCGCTCGGCGACACGCTGGCGAAGACTGCAGTCGCCTATGCGCTGGCCGTGGGGCTGGGCGTGCCGGCGGGGCTCGTGATCGGCTCGGTGCGGGCCATGCACGACGTCCTCCATCCCTTCGTCGTCGCGCTCTACGGGATCCCGAAGATCCTGGTGCTGCCCTGGATCGTGCTGCTGCTCGGCTTCGGCACCGCGCCCGCGGTCGCCTACGGCGCCCTTCATGGCCTCTTTCCCATCCTCGTGCTGGTCATCGGGGGCGTGCGCGACGTCGATCCGGCGCTGGTCACCGTCGCCCGCTCGTACGGCGCGCGGCCCTGGCAGGTCTACTGGAAGGTCATCCTGCCGGCCAGCGTGCCCTCGGTGCTGGCGAGCCTCCGCCTGGGCATCGTCTTCTGTCTCCTGGGCGTGCTGATCGTGGAGATGTTCGCCGGCGTGCGCGGCATGGGCCACGTCATGAACGCGCTGGCCAACGGCTTTCAGGCCGCCCAGCTCTTCGCGGCCACCGCCCTGGTCTCGGCCGCCTCCATCGGCATCGTGCTGGCCCTCGACGCGCTCAACGAGAAGCTCTCGCACTGGCGGGGGTGA
- a CDS encoding ABC transporter substrate-binding protein produces the protein MVQVTRRHLLKGAAAAGAVAALPGPLVREAHAQTTQKRELVVAQGGDISKFDPHFSTSSNDIRVSFNLFDNLTSRRPDGRLYPGLATEWKREGQTIWTFKLRPGVRWHSGDAFTSADVKFSLERTWDPAQKTRVNTVFTTIDRIEAPDATNVVIHSKKPDPLLPARLAFYGGQIVPKKYLEAVGNDAFNARPVGTGPVRFVSWKKDDKVVLEANPDYWGGRIDADRVIFRSVPETAPRIAALLKGEVDVITQLSPDHGERVAGTGSTQVVGALYAGLYVLAVNSKRPPLDNPLVKQALSLAVDRELIVKELWRGRGIVPSGPIAKGDNHYDPALPPLAYNPREARERLRKAGYKNEEIVIETTVGYTANDKPMSEAIQGMWREAGVNAKVEVVEYSVRAQKNRDRSFKGLWWSDPTSTLGDPDGMMWRLLGPGGPQDYWRHPRFDELGEAARFSVDEKFRAEAYREMTKVFLEHFPWIPVIQPYEDYGLQKYVEWTPNPNQQFEIRRFNFKFRRA, from the coding sequence ATGGTCCAGGTCACCCGACGCCACCTGCTCAAGGGCGCGGCCGCCGCCGGCGCCGTCGCCGCGCTGCCGGGGCCGCTCGTCCGTGAGGCCCACGCGCAGACGACCCAGAAGCGCGAGCTGGTCGTCGCCCAGGGCGGCGACATCTCGAAGTTCGACCCGCACTTCAGCACCTCGTCCAACGACATCCGCGTGTCGTTCAACCTCTTCGACAACCTCACCAGCCGCCGCCCCGACGGCAGGCTCTATCCGGGGCTGGCCACGGAGTGGAAGCGGGAGGGCCAGACGATCTGGACGTTCAAGCTGCGGCCGGGTGTCCGGTGGCACAGCGGTGACGCCTTCACCTCCGCCGACGTGAAGTTCAGCCTCGAGCGCACCTGGGACCCCGCGCAGAAGACGCGGGTGAACACCGTGTTCACGACCATCGATCGCATCGAGGCGCCCGACGCGACGAACGTGGTCATCCACAGCAAGAAGCCGGATCCGCTGCTCCCCGCCCGCCTGGCCTTCTACGGTGGCCAGATCGTCCCCAAGAAGTACCTGGAAGCGGTCGGCAACGATGCCTTCAACGCCAGGCCGGTGGGCACGGGCCCGGTGCGCTTCGTCTCGTGGAAGAAGGACGACAAGGTCGTCCTGGAGGCGAACCCGGATTACTGGGGCGGCCGGATCGACGCCGACCGCGTGATCTTCCGCTCGGTGCCGGAGACCGCACCCCGGATCGCCGCGCTCCTCAAGGGCGAGGTGGACGTCATCACCCAGCTCTCCCCCGATCACGGCGAGCGCGTGGCCGGCACGGGCTCCACCCAGGTCGTGGGCGCGCTCTACGCGGGGCTCTACGTCCTGGCCGTGAACAGCAAGCGCCCGCCCCTCGACAACCCGCTGGTGAAGCAGGCCCTCTCGCTGGCCGTGGACCGCGAGCTCATCGTCAAAGAGCTGTGGCGGGGACGCGGGATCGTGCCCAGCGGCCCCATCGCCAAGGGCGACAACCACTACGACCCGGCGCTGCCGCCGCTCGCCTACAACCCGCGCGAGGCGCGCGAGCGGCTCCGAAAGGCGGGCTACAAGAACGAAGAGATCGTGATCGAGACCACGGTCGGCTACACCGCCAACGACAAGCCCATGTCCGAGGCGATCCAGGGCATGTGGCGCGAGGCCGGCGTCAACGCCAAAGTGGAGGTGGTCGAGTACTCCGTCCGCGCGCAGAAGAACCGCGACCGGAGCTTCAAGGGACTCTGGTGGTCGGATCCGACCTCCACCCTCGGCGATCCCGACGGCATGATGTGGCGCCTCCTGGGCCCCGGCGGGCCTCAGGACTACTGGCGCCACCCGCGCTTCGACGAGCTGGGGGAGGCGGCGCGCTTCTCGGTGGACGAGAAGTTCCGCGCGGAGGCGTACCGGGAGATGACGAAGGTCTTCCTCGAGCACTTCCCGTGGATCCCGGTGATCCAGCCCTACGAGGACTACGGCCTGCAGAAGTACGTGGAGTGGACGCCGAACCCCAACCAGCAGTTCGAGATCCGCCGCTTCAACTTCAAGTTCCGCCGCGCCTGA
- a CDS encoding ABC transporter permease subunit — translation MPPSAALPSLVDLLSLRSYPDLPEHFLLTAREIAVAYALAVAGGLGAGFALGGHRVLGRTFAPILGALYAVPAVVWYPSLMLFFGLDAASKIAFGFLLGFFPITLAVLAGMRQVNPHFVTVARSFGASPLAVFAKVLIPGMLFTLVGGLRTGLALSVIGVIVGEVLGSKAGMGALINHAYGLFRTADYVALVLVTLALVVVSDVLASLVERRARRWTT, via the coding sequence GTGCCGCCCTCGGCGGCGCTGCCGTCGCTCGTCGACCTCCTGTCGCTGCGCTCGTACCCGGATCTGCCCGAACACTTCCTGCTCACCGCCCGCGAGATCGCCGTCGCCTACGCGCTGGCGGTGGCGGGCGGCCTGGGCGCGGGCTTCGCGCTGGGCGGCCACCGCGTCCTCGGGCGCACCTTCGCGCCCATCCTGGGCGCGCTCTACGCCGTTCCGGCGGTGGTCTGGTACCCGTCGCTCATGCTCTTCTTCGGGCTCGATGCCGCCTCGAAGATCGCGTTCGGATTCCTCCTGGGGTTCTTTCCCATCACGCTGGCGGTGCTGGCCGGCATGCGCCAGGTGAACCCGCACTTCGTCACGGTCGCGCGGAGCTTCGGCGCCTCGCCGCTCGCCGTCTTCGCCAAGGTGCTGATTCCCGGCATGCTCTTCACGCTGGTGGGCGGGCTCCGGACGGGGCTCGCGCTCTCCGTGATCGGCGTCATCGTGGGCGAGGTTCTGGGATCCAAGGCGGGAATGGGCGCGCTCATCAACCACGCCTACGGGCTCTTCCGGACGGCCGACTACGTCGCGCTGGTACTGGTGACGCTGGCGCTGGTCGTCGTCTCCGACGTGCTGGCCAGCCTGGTCGAGCGCCGGGCCCGGCGATGGACGACGTGA
- a CDS encoding ABC transporter permease: protein MRGTLGFLAHRLLRALIALWLVSTVVFVVMRLSGDPVPLLLPPDAPRSEIFRVRAELGLDRPLPVQYATFLANVLRGDFGRSIHFREPAARVVLDYLPATLELGLAAFAFAVVVAVPIGVLSAARRNSLLDHAAMGVALVGQAAPTFFLGILFILLLSLKAGLLPTGGRGDWHHLVLPALTLGIFAMASIARLTRSAVLEVLRADFIRTARAKGLSERLVVVKHTLKNAAIPVLTITGLQFGTLLGGAVVTETVFAWPGMGRLAIQSIYNRDYPVVQCAVFLSAVVFIVINFVVDLLYGLLDPRVRRA, encoded by the coding sequence ATGCGTGGGACTCTCGGTTTTCTGGCCCACCGGCTGCTGCGCGCGCTGATCGCGCTGTGGCTCGTCTCCACGGTCGTCTTCGTGGTCATGCGGCTCAGCGGCGATCCGGTGCCGCTGCTCCTGCCGCCCGACGCGCCCCGGAGTGAGATCTTCCGCGTCCGCGCCGAGCTGGGGCTGGACCGTCCCCTGCCCGTCCAGTACGCGACGTTCCTGGCGAACGTGCTGCGCGGCGACTTCGGCCGCTCCATCCACTTCCGGGAGCCGGCCGCCCGCGTCGTCCTCGACTATCTGCCCGCCACCCTCGAGCTGGGACTGGCGGCCTTCGCCTTCGCCGTGGTGGTGGCGGTGCCGATCGGCGTGCTGTCGGCGGCGCGGCGCAACTCGCTCCTCGACCACGCGGCCATGGGCGTGGCGCTGGTCGGGCAGGCGGCGCCGACGTTCTTCCTCGGCATCCTCTTCATCCTGCTGCTGTCGCTGAAGGCCGGCCTGCTGCCTACCGGAGGGCGCGGTGACTGGCACCATCTCGTGCTGCCGGCGCTGACGCTGGGCATCTTCGCCATGGCCTCCATCGCGCGCCTCACCCGCTCGGCGGTGCTGGAGGTGCTGCGCGCCGACTTCATCCGCACGGCGCGCGCCAAGGGGTTGTCCGAGCGACTGGTGGTGGTCAAGCACACGCTGAAGAATGCGGCGATCCCGGTCCTCACGATCACGGGCCTGCAGTTCGGCACGCTGCTGGGCGGGGCCGTCGTCACCGAGACGGTCTTCGCCTGGCCGGGGATGGGACGGCTGGCGATCCAGTCGATCTACAACCGGGACTACCCGGTCGTGCAGTGCGCGGTCTTTCTCTCGGCCGTCGTCTTCATCGTCATCAACTTCGTCGTCGATCTCCTGTATGGCCTCCTCGATCCCCGCGTCCGCCGCGCCTGA
- a CDS encoding FAD-binding oxidoreductase, translating into MATADVIVIGGGANGASTAFHLATLGVTRVVLLERHHLGAGATGKSGSLVRMHYTNEAESRLAFESLKIFRDFEAIVGGACGFEPAGFIQIVGAGYEGALAHNVETQRRIGIDTRVIAREELKRILPGCHLDDIGAAAWEPGSGFADPNATTFAFAEAARGRGVTIRTHCEARRILVERGRVVGVETAEDRIAAPVVLVAAGAWATALLAPLGLDYGLTPHRVQISILRWPAGFAHRHPAVIDAIHQSWFRPEGGASTLAGVELGVGHADPDRFDEGVDPDYVGRCRQKLAARLPVFAEATMRGGWAGMIMMSPDGRPIIDQIPSVAGLYGMLGDSGTSFKTSPAIGRCLAEWIVEGKPRTADLTPFRSTRFAEGRLWVDEHHYGRARLTISR; encoded by the coding sequence GTGGCCACGGCCGACGTCATCGTGATCGGCGGCGGCGCCAACGGCGCCAGCACCGCCTTCCATCTGGCTACTCTCGGCGTGACGCGGGTCGTGCTGCTCGAGCGCCACCACCTGGGCGCCGGGGCCACCGGCAAGTCGGGCTCGCTCGTGCGCATGCACTACACCAATGAGGCGGAATCGCGGCTGGCCTTCGAGAGCCTCAAGATCTTTCGCGACTTCGAGGCCATCGTCGGCGGCGCCTGCGGCTTCGAGCCGGCGGGCTTCATCCAGATCGTGGGGGCGGGCTACGAGGGCGCGCTCGCCCACAACGTCGAGACCCAGCGCCGGATCGGCATCGACACCCGGGTGATCGCGCGAGAGGAGCTGAAGCGCATCCTGCCCGGTTGCCACCTCGACGATATCGGGGCGGCCGCCTGGGAGCCGGGCTCCGGCTTCGCCGATCCGAACGCCACCACGTTCGCGTTCGCCGAGGCCGCGCGCGGCCGGGGCGTCACCATCCGCACGCACTGCGAGGCGCGCCGCATCCTGGTGGAGCGCGGGCGCGTCGTCGGGGTCGAGACGGCCGAGGACCGCATCGCCGCCCCGGTGGTCCTCGTCGCCGCCGGCGCGTGGGCGACGGCGCTGCTGGCGCCGCTCGGGCTCGACTACGGCCTCACGCCCCATCGCGTGCAGATCTCGATCCTCCGCTGGCCGGCCGGATTCGCGCACCGCCACCCGGCTGTCATCGACGCCATCCACCAGTCGTGGTTCCGGCCGGAAGGGGGCGCCTCGACACTGGCCGGCGTCGAGCTGGGCGTGGGCCACGCCGACCCCGATCGCTTCGACGAGGGCGTGGATCCGGACTACGTCGGGCGCTGTCGGCAGAAGCTGGCCGCGCGGCTGCCGGTCTTCGCGGAGGCCACCATGCGCGGCGGCTGGGCCGGCATGATCATGATGAGCCCCGACGGGCGGCCGATCATCGATCAGATCCCGTCGGTGGCCGGCCTCTACGGCATGCTGGGTGACTCGGGCACCTCGTTCAAGACGTCGCCCGCCATCGGCCGCTGCCTGGCCGAGTGGATCGTCGAGGGCAAGCCCCGCACCGCCGATCTCACGCCCTTCCGCTCGACGCGCTTCGCCGAAGGACGCCTCTGGGTGGATGAGCACCACTACGGCCGGGCGCGGCTGACGATCTCGCGCTAG
- a CDS encoding ABC transporter permease, producing MASSIPASAAPDAVVDLRSVAARSGARRRRGLALVLAGAAFVLLLGAVAAAAPWLAPHDPTRQSLRARLTAPTLAAADGQAHLLGTDHLGRDVLSRVIYGARVSLVIGFAAVTVGGLIGAALGLLAGFRGGWLDGVVMTLADAQLAFPFILLAIGIIAVLGPSFPTLIVVVGLSGWVAYARILRSQVLVLRSREFVDAIHALGGSTLRIVLGHILPNVVSSLVVIATLELARAIVLEATLSFLGLGIQPPTPSWGGMIHEGREYLDSAWWISTCPGTVLMLTSLVVSRTGDWLRDLLDPTLRGE from the coding sequence ATGGCCTCCTCGATCCCCGCGTCCGCCGCGCCTGACGCCGTCGTCGACCTCCGCTCCGTCGCGGCCAGGTCCGGCGCGCGGCGGCGTCGAGGCCTGGCGCTGGTACTGGCGGGCGCGGCCTTCGTCCTGTTGCTGGGCGCCGTGGCCGCGGCGGCGCCGTGGCTGGCGCCGCACGACCCGACGCGCCAGTCGCTCCGCGCCCGGCTGACCGCGCCCACCCTGGCGGCGGCCGACGGCCAGGCGCACCTCCTCGGCACCGACCATCTCGGGCGCGACGTGCTTTCGCGGGTGATCTACGGCGCGCGCGTCTCGCTTGTCATCGGCTTCGCCGCCGTGACCGTCGGCGGGCTGATCGGCGCGGCGCTGGGCCTGCTGGCGGGGTTCCGCGGCGGCTGGCTGGACGGCGTCGTCATGACGCTGGCCGATGCCCAGCTCGCGTTCCCCTTCATCCTGCTGGCCATCGGCATCATCGCGGTCCTGGGCCCCAGCTTCCCCACGCTGATCGTCGTCGTCGGGCTCTCGGGCTGGGTCGCCTACGCGCGGATCCTCCGCTCCCAGGTCCTGGTGCTGCGCTCGCGCGAGTTCGTGGACGCCATCCACGCGCTGGGCGGCTCCACCCTGCGCATCGTGCTCGGCCACATCCTGCCCAACGTCGTCTCCTCGCTGGTCGTCATCGCCACCCTCGAGCTGGCGCGCGCCATCGTGCTGGAGGCGACGCTCTCCTTCCTGGGGCTCGGCATCCAGCCGCCCACACCGTCCTGGGGCGGCATGATCCACGAGGGGCGCGAGTACCTGGACTCGGCGTGGTGGATCTCCACCTGCCCCGGCACCGTGCTGATGCTGACGTCGCTCGTCGTCAGCCGCACCGGCGACTGGCTGCGCGATCTCCTGGACCCGACGCTGAGGGGGGAGTGA